The Virgibacillus sp. MSP4-1 genome has a segment encoding these proteins:
- a CDS encoding cysteine desulfurase family protein has protein sequence MEPIYLDHAATTPVHPEVVKEMVPVLENTYGNPSSVHHYGRQARKIMDQSRYTVARSIGATEKEIVFTSGGTEADNMALIGVARKRKNEGKHIITTSIEHHATLRTAEYLEKEGFEVTYLPVDEAGMVAVSDVQKHLREDTILVSMMYVNNEVGSVQPIKEIGELLQEHPAYFHTDAVQAFGTLPIDVKELGVDLLSASAHKIYGPKGIGFLYFREGVKLQSLQHGGEQERKRRAGTENTAAVKGLQKAVELVEQERTDRNQRYLAFKKRFLQILEEEQVEFSINGNKDHSVSSIVNISFPGTNVEILLTNFDLSGIAASSGSACTAGSVEPSHVLSEMFGSEDERTTNSIRFSFGNANDEQQIETSAKKVAEIIHRLT, from the coding sequence ATGGAACCGATATATCTGGATCATGCAGCAACCACACCTGTTCACCCTGAGGTCGTTAAGGAAATGGTTCCAGTTTTGGAAAATACTTACGGAAATCCATCCAGTGTCCATCACTATGGCAGACAAGCGAGGAAAATCATGGATCAGTCCCGATATACCGTTGCACGGAGTATTGGGGCAACTGAAAAAGAGATTGTCTTCACAAGTGGTGGTACAGAAGCGGATAATATGGCTTTGATTGGTGTGGCCAGGAAGAGAAAGAACGAGGGTAAACATATTATTACAACTTCCATTGAACATCATGCTACACTACGTACGGCCGAATATTTAGAAAAAGAAGGCTTTGAAGTTACTTACTTGCCTGTTGATGAGGCCGGAATGGTGGCTGTAAGTGATGTTCAAAAGCATCTGCGCGAAGATACCATTCTCGTATCGATGATGTATGTAAATAATGAAGTGGGAAGCGTTCAACCCATTAAAGAAATCGGTGAACTGTTACAGGAGCATCCGGCTTATTTTCATACAGATGCGGTTCAGGCCTTTGGTACCCTGCCGATAGATGTAAAAGAACTTGGTGTGGATCTGCTAAGTGCCTCGGCACACAAAATATACGGACCTAAAGGGATTGGATTTTTGTATTTTCGTGAGGGTGTTAAACTTCAATCCCTCCAGCATGGAGGAGAACAGGAGCGTAAACGTCGGGCCGGAACTGAAAATACTGCCGCTGTAAAAGGTCTTCAGAAGGCGGTTGAACTGGTTGAACAGGAGCGAACAGATCGAAATCAAAGGTATCTTGCTTTTAAAAAACGCTTTTTGCAGATACTAGAAGAAGAGCAAGTGGAATTTTCGATTAATGGAAATAAAGATCATTCTGTATCATCTATTGTAAACATCAGTTTTCCGGGCACGAATGTGGAAATCTTATTAACCAATTTTGATTTATCCGGGATTGCGGCTTCAAGTGGATCGGCGTGTACAGCAGGTTCTGTAGAGCCGTCGCATGTATTGTCGGAAATGTTCGGCTCTGAAGATGAACGGACAACCAATTCCATTCGTTTCAGCTTCGGAAATGCTAATGATGAACAGCAGATAGAGACCAGTGCAAAGAAGGTTGCGGAAATCATTCATCGCTTAACTTAA
- the cymR gene encoding cysteine metabolism transcriptional regulator CymR, with translation MKISTKGRYGLTIMIDLAKNYGDKKPLSLKAIARDHDLSEHYLEQLIPPLRNAGFVRSIRGAYGGYLLTKAPEDITAGDIIRILEGPIFIVEGIEEEEPAKKELWVRIRNAVKDVLDTTTLADLANFEDSEDQHGYMFYI, from the coding sequence GTGAAAATTTCAACGAAGGGACGGTACGGCTTAACCATCATGATTGATCTGGCCAAAAATTATGGTGACAAAAAGCCGTTGTCGTTAAAGGCGATTGCAAGAGACCATGATCTATCTGAACATTATTTAGAGCAATTAATCCCGCCTTTACGAAATGCAGGTTTTGTCAGAAGTATCCGTGGGGCATACGGTGGATATCTGCTGACCAAGGCACCTGAAGATATCACGGCAGGTGATATCATTCGTATTTTGGAGGGGCCAATCTTCATCGTTGAAGGCATTGAAGAGGAAGAACCCGCAAAAAAAGAACTGTGGGTACGTATTCGTAATGCTGTAAAGGATGTTCTGGATACCACAACTCTTGCAGATCTGGCAAACTTTGAAGATAGTGAAGACCAGCATGGTTATATGTTTTATATTTAA
- a CDS encoding YitT family protein yields MRWFIYFVGIIILAFGISLTIKAKDLGISPWDVLHYGLYTQFGLTVGSWSIIVGIFIVSVSCAARKTWPKIGTILNMVFIGIFIDFFLFILPDPGPLWMDFLTLMAGLLIAGYGVGLYVAAKLGAGPRDTLMLLLTEKTGWKVQWVRIGLEILVLILGYLLGGPVGIGTVIASVLLGSIVGFSLPQSERLLEYLIWRRKSSENFNEGTVRLNHHD; encoded by the coding sequence ATGAGGTGGTTCATCTATTTTGTCGGGATTATCATATTAGCATTTGGGATATCACTAACGATAAAGGCAAAGGATCTTGGGATTAGTCCCTGGGATGTACTGCACTATGGACTATACACACAATTCGGATTAACTGTTGGCTCCTGGAGTATTATTGTCGGTATTTTTATTGTGAGTGTGTCATGTGCTGCAAGAAAAACATGGCCAAAAATTGGTACAATTTTAAATATGGTCTTTATAGGAATATTTATTGATTTCTTTTTATTTATACTACCGGATCCAGGTCCATTATGGATGGATTTTCTTACATTAATGGCGGGGCTTCTGATTGCCGGCTACGGTGTAGGGCTATATGTAGCAGCTAAATTAGGAGCCGGCCCGAGAGATACACTGATGCTTTTATTAACTGAAAAAACAGGTTGGAAAGTGCAATGGGTTCGTATCGGACTTGAGATTCTTGTTTTAATCCTGGGATACCTCCTTGGAGGACCAGTTGGAATTGGTACGGTGATTGCATCTGTATTATTAGGATCCATTGTCGGCTTTTCGCTGCCGCAGTCTGAACGTTTATTGGAGTATTTGATTTGGAGGAGGAAATCTAGTGAAAATTTCAACGAAGGGACGGTACGGCTTAACCATCATGATTGA
- a CDS encoding replication-associated recombination protein A — MSLQPLAYRMRPKSIDDIIGQEHLVGQGKMIRRMVEAGKLSSMILFGPPGTGKTSMAMAIAKSMDYPFKQLNAVVDKKKDMEIVVEEAKFSGKMILILDEVHRLDKGKQDFLLPHLESNLITLIGCTTSNPYHSINPAIRSRCHLFELERLGIEDIKNGIVHALEDKELGMGGYKTSLTDEALEHFAFASNGDLRAALNGLELAVTSTQQNGEGVITIDLATAEECMQKKSFSHDKDGDGHYDVLSAFQKSIRGSDVNAALHYLGRLIEAGDLDSIGRRLVVCAYEDIGIASPQAGQRALAAVQAAERLGFPEARIPLAVSVVELCLSPKSNSAYKALDEALQDIRNGNSGDIPKHLKDAHYSGAKSLGRGVEYKYPHNYDQGWVAQQYLPNSIKNREYYQPKNTSKFEASLKQVYEKIQGINRNS, encoded by the coding sequence ATGAGCTTACAACCCTTAGCTTACCGAATGCGACCGAAAAGTATAGACGACATTATAGGGCAGGAACATTTAGTGGGACAAGGAAAAATGATTAGAAGAATGGTTGAGGCAGGCAAATTATCTTCTATGATTCTTTTCGGCCCTCCAGGAACTGGAAAGACCAGTATGGCTATGGCCATTGCCAAAAGTATGGATTATCCTTTTAAACAGTTAAATGCGGTAGTAGATAAGAAGAAAGATATGGAAATTGTTGTGGAGGAAGCTAAATTTTCAGGCAAGATGATTCTGATATTAGATGAGGTACACCGACTCGATAAAGGGAAACAGGATTTTCTTCTTCCCCATTTAGAAAGTAATTTAATCACCCTTATCGGCTGTACGACGAGTAATCCATACCATTCTATTAACCCGGCTATAAGGAGCAGATGTCACTTATTTGAACTGGAGAGACTTGGCATTGAGGATATAAAAAATGGAATCGTACATGCGCTGGAAGATAAGGAGCTTGGAATGGGCGGCTATAAGACTTCATTAACAGATGAAGCTCTGGAACATTTTGCTTTCGCATCCAATGGCGACCTCCGCGCGGCACTTAATGGCTTGGAACTGGCTGTTACCTCTACACAGCAGAATGGAGAAGGTGTTATCACCATCGACTTGGCTACTGCAGAAGAATGCATGCAGAAAAAAAGCTTTTCACATGATAAAGATGGGGATGGTCATTATGATGTCCTATCGGCCTTTCAAAAATCCATTAGAGGGAGCGATGTCAATGCAGCCCTTCATTATTTGGGACGTTTAATAGAAGCAGGTGACCTTGATAGCATTGGCAGACGCCTTGTAGTTTGTGCCTATGAGGACATTGGTATTGCCAGCCCTCAGGCGGGACAAAGAGCGCTTGCAGCTGTACAGGCTGCAGAAAGACTGGGTTTTCCCGAAGCCCGAATTCCCTTGGCTGTATCTGTTGTGGAGCTCTGTCTCTCCCCTAAGTCGAATTCTGCTTATAAAGCTCTGGATGAAGCCCTGCAGGATATTCGTAATGGAAACAGCGGAGACATTCCTAAGCATTTAAAAGATGCTCATTACAGTGGTGCAAAATCTTTAGGTCGTGGAGTTGAGTACAAATATCCTCATAATTATGACCAGGGCTGGGTAGCTCAGCAATATTTACCGAATTCTATTAAAAACAGAGAATATTATCAGCCGAAAAATACGAGCAAATTTGAAGCATCTCTTAAACAAGTATATGAAAAAATTCAGGGAATAAATAGAAATTCCTAA
- a CDS encoding RsfA family transcriptional regulator translates to MAKVRQDAWSHEDDLLLAETVLRHIREGSTQLNAFEEVGDQLNRTAAACGFRWNAEVRRRYEKAIEIAKRQRKERKRAIAQQQKLQQQTQSPSVPSYQPSAEDVPAQQDLQAQNSETTTQPEPIEQKQQVPSFANHQSVPSIDDIIVSLQEFKSNFEHNYQKHSNIEQLQQENETLRAENEDLEKRLKQVEKEYESMQEDYQVLMSIMDKARKMVVFDDDAEPSQAFRMDKNGNLEQVAR, encoded by the coding sequence ATGGCGAAAGTCAGACAAGATGCATGGTCCCATGAAGATGACCTCCTGCTCGCAGAAACCGTTTTGCGGCATATACGCGAAGGCAGCACCCAGTTGAACGCCTTTGAGGAAGTAGGAGATCAATTAAATAGAACTGCAGCAGCATGTGGTTTCCGCTGGAATGCTGAGGTAAGAAGACGGTATGAGAAAGCGATTGAAATTGCCAAGCGTCAGAGAAAGGAAAGAAAACGTGCAATTGCACAGCAGCAAAAACTGCAGCAGCAAACTCAGTCCCCATCCGTACCATCGTACCAGCCATCTGCTGAAGATGTTCCAGCACAGCAGGATTTACAGGCGCAGAATTCAGAAACAACGACCCAGCCGGAGCCAATAGAGCAGAAGCAACAAGTTCCGTCTTTTGCAAATCATCAATCGGTTCCGTCTATTGATGATATTATAGTAAGCTTACAAGAATTCAAATCTAATTTTGAACATAACTATCAAAAGCATTCAAATATTGAACAGCTTCAACAGGAAAATGAAACATTAAGAGCAGAAAACGAGGATCTGGAAAAACGACTGAAACAGGTGGAAAAAGAATACGAATCCATGCAGGAAGACTATCAAGTATTAATGTCTATTATGGATAAGGCTAGAAAAATGGTGGTCTTCGACGACGATGCCGAACCATCTCAAGCCTTCCGGATGGATAAAAACGGAAACCTGGAGCAAGTGGCCCGATAA
- a CDS encoding argininosuccinate synthase has protein sequence MEKKRIVLAYSGGLDTSVAIKWLQDKYNYDVIAVALDVGEGKDLEFVKNKALDVGAVKSYVVDAKSAFAKDYVAKALKANLLYEGKYPLVSALSRPLIAKILVDIAKQEGAVAVAHGCTGKGNDQVRFDVSFTALAPELDIVAPVREWAMSRDEEIAYAKENGIPIPVDLESPYSVDQNLWGRSNECGVLEDPAVEPPQDAYELTVDPVDAPDQPQYVDIEFDKGEPVAINNEKLPLDDLILKLNKIAGKHGVGRIDHIESRLVGIKSREVYECPAALTLIAAHQELEALTLPREVAQFKPTIEQKLTQTIYDGLWYSPLTNALHAFIDQTQTYVSGKVTVKLYKGQAQVTGRSSDYSLYDFGLATYKPDDEFDHNAALGFIQLWGLPTKVHSSVTNEYQNTELENSNIKMEKKEAIKQ, from the coding sequence ATGGAGAAAAAAAGAATTGTTTTAGCGTATTCCGGCGGATTGGATACTTCGGTTGCAATCAAATGGCTGCAGGATAAATACAATTATGATGTGATTGCAGTGGCTCTTGATGTAGGTGAAGGAAAAGATCTGGAATTTGTTAAAAATAAAGCCCTTGATGTTGGTGCGGTTAAATCCTATGTAGTTGATGCCAAATCAGCCTTTGCAAAAGACTATGTAGCGAAGGCTTTAAAGGCCAATCTTCTATATGAAGGGAAATATCCTCTTGTCTCAGCACTATCCCGTCCGCTAATTGCGAAAATTCTTGTTGATATTGCCAAACAGGAAGGCGCAGTAGCTGTTGCCCATGGATGTACAGGAAAAGGAAATGACCAGGTAAGATTTGATGTATCCTTTACAGCACTGGCACCTGAGCTTGATATTGTGGCCCCTGTACGTGAATGGGCTATGTCAAGAGATGAAGAAATTGCCTATGCAAAGGAAAATGGAATCCCTATTCCTGTTGACCTGGAAAGTCCTTATAGTGTGGACCAGAACCTTTGGGGCCGAAGTAATGAATGCGGGGTTCTCGAAGATCCTGCGGTGGAACCTCCTCAGGATGCCTATGAGTTAACAGTTGACCCTGTTGATGCACCAGATCAACCTCAATACGTGGACATTGAGTTTGACAAAGGAGAGCCCGTTGCAATCAATAATGAAAAGTTACCTTTAGATGATTTGATTTTAAAATTGAATAAAATAGCCGGTAAGCATGGGGTTGGGCGTATTGACCATATTGAAAGTCGTTTAGTTGGAATTAAGTCACGCGAGGTCTATGAGTGCCCTGCAGCCCTGACTCTTATTGCAGCTCATCAGGAACTAGAAGCATTAACTTTGCCCAGAGAGGTTGCCCAATTTAAACCGACAATTGAGCAGAAGCTTACTCAGACGATTTATGACGGATTGTGGTATTCCCCATTAACCAATGCTCTACATGCCTTTATTGACCAGACCCAGACCTATGTTTCAGGAAAAGTGACAGTAAAACTCTACAAGGGGCAGGCACAAGTAACAGGACGCTCGTCAGATTACTCACTCTATGATTTCGGTTTAGCTACTTATAAGCCGGACGATGAATTCGATCATAATGCAGCTTTAGGGTTCATACAGCTGTGGGGGCTTCCGACAAAGGTCCACTCATCCGTAACCAATGAATATCAGAATACGGAGCTTGAAAATAGCAATATAAAAATGGAGAAGAAAGAAGCGATTAAACAATGA
- the argH gene encoding argininosuccinate lyase has protein sequence MKLWGGRFTKPTNELVDEYTSSIQFDQKLAQQDIKGSLAHVEMLASCDIISKEEEATISKGLTAVAKKIQNGTAELSEDHEDIHMNIEKLLIEEVGPVGGKLHTGRSRNDQVALDMRLYLRESIVMLTDLLVQVQESLIEQAEKNLDTILPGYTHLQRAQPVRFAHHLMAYVFMLQRDTERLKDSYKRVNQSPLGAGALAGTTFPIDREQVADSLNFDGICENSLDAVSDRDFVVEFLSNSSLISMHLSRLCEELVQWSSAEFNFIELDDAFSTGSSMMPQKKNPDVAELVRGKTGRVYGHLMGMLTTLKSLPLAYNKDMQEDKEGMFDTVDTLKGALSLFAPMISSMQVKKEEMYDAVQKDYSNATDLADYLVQQDIPFREAHAIVGQIVLYSIEQNKYLLQLTLEEFQQFSSSIGDDIYEALKPESVVDARNVKGATSKGQVKEQFHHAYHFIEGNKSWIQSHEQSAGNSNYLSI, from the coding sequence ATGAAACTATGGGGCGGAAGATTTACCAAACCTACCAATGAACTTGTAGATGAGTATACTTCCTCTATTCAGTTTGATCAAAAACTTGCCCAGCAGGACATAAAAGGAAGCCTTGCCCATGTCGAGATGCTTGCGAGCTGCGACATTATTTCAAAGGAAGAAGAAGCCACCATTTCTAAGGGACTAACCGCTGTTGCAAAAAAAATACAAAATGGAACAGCCGAATTGTCGGAAGATCACGAAGATATTCATATGAACATTGAAAAGCTGCTTATTGAAGAAGTTGGACCTGTAGGGGGAAAACTGCATACAGGTAGAAGCCGTAATGACCAGGTCGCACTGGATATGAGACTGTATTTAAGAGAATCCATTGTTATGCTAACGGATTTACTCGTTCAAGTTCAGGAGTCACTGATTGAGCAGGCAGAAAAAAATCTGGACACCATTCTTCCAGGCTACACCCATTTACAGCGTGCCCAGCCCGTCCGTTTTGCCCATCATCTAATGGCTTACGTATTTATGCTTCAGCGCGATACGGAACGACTGAAAGACAGCTATAAACGTGTAAATCAGTCCCCATTAGGTGCAGGTGCCTTAGCAGGGACTACGTTTCCGATTGACCGGGAGCAGGTAGCTGACAGCCTGAATTTTGATGGAATTTGTGAAAATAGCCTGGACGCCGTCAGTGATCGGGATTTTGTAGTGGAATTTTTATCTAATTCATCTTTAATATCCATGCACCTGTCAAGGTTATGCGAGGAGCTTGTTCAATGGTCAAGTGCGGAGTTTAATTTCATAGAACTGGATGATGCCTTTTCCACAGGTAGCAGTATGATGCCCCAAAAGAAAAATCCGGATGTAGCTGAATTGGTCCGCGGGAAAACAGGCAGAGTGTACGGACATTTAATGGGGATGCTAACGACTCTAAAATCACTGCCATTAGCTTACAACAAAGATATGCAGGAGGACAAAGAAGGGATGTTCGACACGGTAGACACACTAAAAGGGGCTTTGTCTCTCTTTGCCCCTATGATATCCAGTATGCAGGTGAAAAAGGAAGAAATGTATGATGCCGTGCAAAAGGACTATTCCAATGCAACAGATTTAGCTGATTACTTAGTACAGCAGGATATTCCTTTCCGTGAAGCCCATGCCATTGTCGGTCAAATTGTTCTTTACAGCATCGAGCAGAATAAATACTTATTACAGTTGACATTAGAGGAGTTCCAGCAGTTTTCAAGTTCAATTGGTGATGACATTTATGAAGCTCTGAAACCTGAATCTGTCGTGGATGCAAGAAATGTAAAAGGAGCAACATCAAAAGGTCAAGTCAAAGAGCAATTTCATCATGCGTATCATTTTATCGAAGGGAATAAAAGCTGGATTCAGAGTCATGAACAGAGTGCCGGAAACTCTAATTATTTATCAATATAA
- a CDS encoding carbamoyl phosphate synthase small subunit translates to MDEHTGFLTLNTGHVFEGKWLYKDDQTEGEMVFNTAMTGYQEVMTDPSYAGQIVTMTYPLIGNYGCNDWDNESWKPSLAGFIIACPFSNPIHEETKHSLREMVNKHSIPTLYDMDTRALTRIIRKHGEVYGKFTSDPNDFPVMKEIEADIVRKVAIKKSFIVNPENPSSSTHKIAVIDFGYKHSIVETFRKLDCEIHVVPYHITWEQMKEINPDAVVLSNGPGNPKDLMYLFDNLRPIIHHYPTLGICLGQQIIALANGAETKRLPFGHRGSNHPVKDITTGKVLITSQNHGYTVDEKSLHTHEWNVTHLNVNDQSVEGIMHRYKPIMSVQFHPEAHPGPMDSFYIFKQFLALTHTKGEKQHA, encoded by the coding sequence ATGGATGAGCACACGGGTTTTCTAACGTTAAATACGGGGCATGTTTTTGAGGGAAAGTGGTTATATAAAGATGATCAAACTGAGGGAGAGATGGTATTTAACACAGCAATGACCGGATATCAGGAGGTCATGACTGATCCATCCTATGCGGGACAAATCGTGACCATGACCTACCCTTTAATTGGGAACTATGGATGTAATGACTGGGATAATGAAAGCTGGAAGCCCTCATTGGCCGGCTTCATTATTGCATGTCCTTTTTCAAATCCCATACATGAAGAAACGAAACATTCTTTACGGGAAATGGTAAACAAACATAGCATTCCCACACTTTACGATATGGATACCCGTGCCTTAACCCGTATCATTCGAAAACATGGTGAAGTATATGGAAAGTTCACATCAGACCCAAACGATTTTCCTGTAATGAAAGAAATCGAAGCGGACATTGTTCGTAAGGTAGCCATAAAAAAGTCATTTATAGTCAATCCTGAAAATCCTTCATCCAGTACTCACAAAATAGCTGTGATTGATTTTGGCTACAAACACTCCATCGTAGAAACATTCCGGAAATTAGACTGTGAAATTCACGTAGTCCCTTATCATATTACCTGGGAACAGATGAAAGAAATTAACCCTGATGCCGTAGTATTGTCCAATGGTCCAGGAAATCCCAAAGACCTCATGTATCTATTTGATAATCTGAGACCAATTATTCATCATTACCCAACTCTCGGGATTTGCCTGGGACAGCAAATTATAGCTCTCGCAAACGGTGCTGAAACCAAGCGGCTGCCATTCGGTCATCGAGGCAGCAATCATCCAGTCAAGGATATAACAACAGGGAAAGTACTCATTACCTCTCAAAATCATGGCTATACAGTCGATGAGAAGTCGCTTCATACGCATGAATGGAATGTGACACATCTCAACGTTAATGATCAATCCGTGGAAGGAATCATGCATCGCTATAAACCGATTATGTCTGTACAATTTCATCCTGAAGCACACCCGGGACCCATGGATTCCTTTTATATCTTTAAACAATTTTTAGCCTTAACTCATACTAAAGGAGAGAAGCAGCATGCCTAA